In one Gracilinanus agilis isolate LMUSP501 chromosome 6, AgileGrace, whole genome shotgun sequence genomic region, the following are encoded:
- the TNKS1BP1 gene encoding 182 kDa tankyrase-1-binding protein: MNLSTLRESALMASQPPQEMEEELLPAGLEPGDSRAKPPVKPKPEPRTLPAKPALPAKPSLLVPLGPRPPRGPLAELPSARKMNMLAGPQPYGGSKRPLAFSPRPAPEAPSAGASPREASKEEGPPTTPPARCPAPAGVRKAPAPFRPLSDRFSTSTVEEILAKMEQPRKEGPSSPDRLWGSRLTFSHDGSSHYGPRVYGPVQGPGDEEVSQSTSKALSQEEQAQPEEGQDEGGRNSVGQCPAQPQDAQPEASSRISEERRVSSDPTSNGDLAPAGDLASAALLCAVSKPSAHPHHTLSPVSGCSEPHDHPPSPAKAPVSLCPAPSAEELSTSRSPAPSTEKLPESLKPFSPSFPSGESSGSPSSVPSPEKTSTTTEAPGSPGPEHLQVISPQIPPSGGQFLELSRTFPLEEKAEEGGELGLRAPHLEQRRFSEGVLRPPSQDQRKLGGSLAALPQGQGGANGLEQPFGSGTESNWSLSQSFEWTFPTRPSGLGVWRLDSPPPSPITEADDSGLSEGEGEEADGVRSSRPIRAASGIQSQSTHQGLLQNQQGDDRNPASSNPSSDLQPKDQDSPRLPLLQAEEVAGPGEPLAGLEVPFPPTPEEEAALPILEPVREQEPPLPPAQPCILFADAPVPEQATPSQEDAPDLAKAETNLTRPEGEDPPRMSPELRAPESDSGWLDKLLASPPPSANGVRKATVPEQREPQMPSASPEGLLGWAQKDLKSEFGIGVDSHPSTFSSSSAWARESARGYGIGGAGPRERDWGMEDGRARVTQSQQEWSNTYGISQPGMEDEFGSRSGDQSKEHILGGDRMAQEFGKADQLGPYSCQAADLQDREFEKRDSLGTFSSQAVELQDWEFGKKDPLGTFSSQDADLHGRHFEKRTWMSEYGGGSQRDADRLERAFGERDLSGVFSVEHSEQQDKEFGKKDQSDSSCLREVNREEMLEKEPEILYGPNAPNSQDQALGEGDLSSWPKSNDSNRQGEFGKKEQAETYRSNDANRPSREFGKKDWPSEFGQGDTSQTEREFSLGRRDWTSDFRIEGTDKSDQFGIIGTDRGNCSGLGILSGSNMGSTNFVSPGNIMMGQTQWTDDLGLRNLDVSGCVGSEGPSEAREHGVGQTDWSSDLGLRNMNMSSGLGNGDPGESRELGVGQKDWTPDLGLRNIDVSRVLESTGPSEARECGVGQTNWIHSLGIRNTDAPSDAKPGDPLSSREHGVGQADWTSDLMLRNLDLGTGGSLREAREHGVGQMGWSHDLGLRNMNLSSPLESGGSSEARECGVGQMDWQDNLGLRATDFSGSLDLTGTSEAREHGVGQVAWPRDGDLTSPSLSGDLEAGEPSEARELGVGEVSQPGVPESQYGGNSSQPSDGSVAETGMDSAESTNSGTSSGGYLGRSPPSGSQGPPQDVPGGSGLRVAAGRERTALSPGAQSEEEEEEETMADGAGERGPELGGTPLPSCRPQPDGEASRAEEMDGGWAPRRDGPAAPRLLPGPPSEDFSFMEDTEVLDSAMYRSRANLGRKRGHRAPAIRPGGTLGLSEADSDAWLFQDSTEPRASRVPSSDEEVVEEPQSRRTRMSLGTKGLKVNLFPGLSPSALKAKLRPRNRSAEEGEPVESKSAPKESAVQRSKSCKVPGLGKPLALPPKPEKSSGSEGSSPTWLQALKLKKKRV; this comes from the exons ATGAATTTATCCACTCTCAGGGAAAGTGCACTCATGGCTTCCCAGCCCCCCCAAGAGATGGAGGAGGAGCTGCTGCCTGCTGGCCTGGAGCCAG GGGACTCACGGGCCAAACCTCCAGTCAAGCCCAAACCTGAGCCCCGGACACTGCCTGCCAAGCCAGCTCTGCCAGCCAAACCCAGCCTGCTGGTGCCCCTGGGGCCCAGACCCCCCAGAGGTCCCTTAGCTGAACTGCCTTCTGCCAGGAAAATGAACATGCTGGCAGGGCCCCAGCCCTACGGTGGCAGCAAGCGCCCCTTAGCCTTTTCTCCTCGGCCAGCCCCAGAGGCACCATCTGCAGGAGCCAGCCCTCGGGAGGCCAGCAAGGAAGAAGGGCCCCCGACCACCCCTCCAGCCCGATGCCCAGCCCCAGCTGGGGTCCGAAAAGCTCCTGCTCCTTTCCGGCCATTGTCTGATCGATTCTCTACCAGCACTGTGGAGGAGATTTTGGCCAAGATGGAGCAGCCCCGAAAAGAGGGCCCTTCCAGCCCTGACCGCCTCTGGGGCTCCCGCCTCACCTTCAGCCATGATGGCAGCTCCCACTACGGCCCACGGGTTTATGGCCCGGTGCAGGGTCCTGGCGATGAGGAGGTGTCACAGAGCACCTCCAAAGCCCTGTCCCAGGAAGAACAGGCACAGCCCGAGGAGGGGCAGGACGAAGGAGGCCGGAATTCAGTGGGACAGTGCCCTGCCCAGCCCCAGGATGCCCAGCCCGAAGCATCTAGCAGGATTTCTGAAGAGAG ACGCGTCTCCTCTGACCCGACGTCCAATGGAGACCTGGCTCCCGCCGGAGACCTGGCAAGCGCGGCGTTGCTCTGTGCA GTTTCCAAGCCTTCAGCCCATCCACACCACACTCTTTCTCCAGTCTCGGGCTGTTCTGAGCCCCACGATCACCCCCCTAGTCCTGCAAAGGCTCCAGTGTCCCTGTGCCCAGCCCCCTCTGCTGAGGAACTCTCAACCTCCCGGAGCCCAGCCCCCTCCACAGAGAAGTTACCCGAATCCCTGAAACCATTCAGCCCATCCTTCCCATCAGGAGAATCCTCCGGGTCCCCCAGCTCAGTCCCTTCCCCTGAGAAGACTTCCACTACCACAGAGGCCCCAGGGTCCCCCGGCCCAGAGCATCTCCAGGTCATCTCTCCCCAGATTCCACCTTCAGGGGGCCAGTTTTTGGAGCTCTCGAGAACATTTCCCCTGGAGGAAAAGGCAGAGGAGGGTGGAGAGTTAGGCCTCCGTGCCCCCCACCTCGAGCAGCGCCGCTTCTCTGAAGGTGTGCTTCGGCCCCCCAGCCAAGATCAGAGGAAACTAGGGGGGTCCCTGGCTGCCTTGCCTCAGGGTCAGGGAGGAGCAAATGGCTTGGAGCAGCCCTTTGGGAGTGGGACAGAATCCAACTGGAGCTTGTCACAGTCCTTTGAATGGACCTTCCCCACTCGGCCTTCAGGCCTCGGAGTGTGGCGCCTGGACTCTCCGCCACCCTCCCCCATCACTGAAGCAGATGACTCGGGCCTCtctgagggagaaggggaagaggctGATGGAGTTCGGAGCTCCAGGCCCATCAGGGCTGCCTCCGGGATTCAGAGTCAGAGCACTCATCAGGGGCTCCTCCAGAATCAACAGGGAGATGACAGAAATCCAGCTTCCTCCAACCCCTCATCAGATCTCCAGCCCAAAGACCAGGATTCACCAAGACTGCCACTGCTACAAGCCGAAGAGGTGGCAGGACCTGGGGAACCCCTGGCCGGCCTGGAggttcccttccctcccactccaGAGGAGGAGGCTGCCTTGCCCATCCTGGAGCCTGTTCGGGAGCAGGAGCCCCCCCTTCCCCCAGCTCAGCCCTGCATCTTATTTGCTGATGCTCCTGTCCCTGAGCAAGCTACACCCTCCCAGGAAGATGCCCCAGATTTGGCAAAGGCAGAGACCAACCTGACTAGGCCCGAGGGAGAAGACCCCCCAAGGATGTCACCTGAGCTGAGGGCCCCTGAAAGTGATTCTGGCTGGCTAGACAAGCTCTTGGCCTCGCCACCTCCTAGTGCCAATGGCGTCCGGAAAGCAACTGTGCCTGAGCAACGTGAGCCTCAGATGCCCAGTGCCAGCCCTGAG GGACTCCTGGGATGGGctcagaaagacctgaaaagTGAATTTGGAATCGGTGTAGACTCTCACCCTAGCACCTTCAGCTCCTCCTCAGCCTGGGCCAGAGAGAGTGCCAGGGGCTATGGCATTGGGGGCGCAGGCCCCCGTGAGAGAGATTGGGGCATGGAGGACGGCCGTGCGAGAGTGACGCAAAGCCAGCAGGAGTGGAGCAACACTTATGGCATTAGCCAGCCAGGGATGGAGGACGAGTTTGGATCCAGGAGTGGAGACCAGAGCAAGGAGCATATCCTAGGAGGAGATAGGATGGCCCAGGAGTTTGGGAAGGCAGATCAGCTCGGGCCTTACAGTTGCCAAGCTGCTGACTTGCAGGACCGAGAATTTGAGAAGAGAGACTCGCTTGGGACTTTCAGTAGCCAGGCTGTTGAGTTACAAGACTGGGAATTTGGGAAGAAAGATCCACTTGGGACTTTCAGTAGCCAGGATGCCGACTTACATGGCCGGCATTTTGAGAAGAGGACCTGGATGAGTGAATATGGCGGCGGCAGCCAGAGGGATGCAGATCGCCTGGAAAGAGCCTTCGGAGAGAGAGATCTGAGTGGTGTGTTCAGTGTGGAGCACTCAGAGCAGCAGGACAAAGAATTTGGGAAGAAAGATCAAAGCGACAGCTCTTGCCTTAGAGAGGTTAACAGGGAAGAGATGTTGGAGAAAGAGCCAGAGATCTTATATGGTCCTAATGCTCCCAATTCCCAGGACCAGGCGCTCGGTGAGGGAGATTTGAGCAGTTGGCCTAAGAGCAATGACTCTAATCGTCAGGGAGAATTTGGGAAGAAAGAGCAAGCCGAGACTTACAGGAGCAATGATGCTAACCGCCCGTCCAGGGAATTTGGGAAAAAAGATTGGCCTAGTGAATTTGGCCAAGGAGACACGAGTCAGACAGAGAGGGAATTCAGTCTAGGGAGACGGGATTGGACCAGTGACTTCCGAATCGAAGGCACAGACAAGAGCGACCAGTTTGGTATCATTGGGACTGATCGAGGCAACTGTTCAGGCCTGGGCATTCTCAGTGGCTCAAATATGGGAAGCACCAACTTTGTGTCTCCTGGGAATATTATGATGGGACAGACACAATGGACGGATGATCTGGGTCTCAGGAACTTGGATGTATCTGGTTGTGTGGGGTCAGAAGGGCCAAGTGAGGCCCGAGAGCATGGGGTTGGACAGACTGACTGGTCCTCTGACTTGGGCTTGAGAAACATGAATATGTCCAGTGGCTTAGGGAATGGGGACCCTGGGGAATCGAGGGAGCTCGGCGTAGGGCAGAAAGACTGGACCCCAGATCTCGGTCTGAGAAATATAGATGTCTCAAGGGTCTTAGAGTCAACAGGTCCCAGCGAGGCCAGAGAATGTGGTGTAGGGCAGACGAACTGGATTCACAGTCTTGGGATAAGGAATACGGATGCACCCAGTGACGCGAAGCCTGGAGATCCTCTGTCATCAAGGGAGCACGGAGTAGGCCAAGCAGACTGGACATCTGACCTCATGCTGAGAAACCTAGACCTGGGGACGGGGGGCAGCCTCAGAGAGGCCAGGGAGCATGGCGTAGGGCAGATGGGCTGGAGCCACGATCTGGGGTTGAGGAACATGAATCTGTCTAGTCCCCTGGAGTCCGGGGGTTCCAGTGAGGCCCGAGAATGTGGAGTTGGACAGATGGACTGGCAAGACAACCTGGGCCTCCGCGCCACCGACTTTTCAGGTAGCTTGGATCTCACCGGTACAAGCGAAGCTCGAGAGCATGGGGTCGGCCAGGTGGCCTGGCCTCGGGACGGAGACCTCACAAGCCCCAGTTTATCTGGTGACCTGGAGGCCGGAGAGCCCTCAGAAGCCCGGGAGCTAGGAGTCGGAGAGGTGAGCCAGCCTGGCGTTCCTGAGAGCCAATATGGCGGCAACTCCTCCCAGCCCTCAGATGGGAGCGTGGCTGAGACTGGGATGGACTCGGCAGAATCCACCAACTCAGGGACCAG CTCTGGCGGGTACCTCGGCCGATCTCCACCCTCTGGCTCTCAGGGACCACCACAGGATGTGCCGGGCGGCAGCGGGCTCAGAGTGGCCGCTGGCAGAGAGAGGACGGCCTTGAGTCCTGGGGCCCAgtcagaagaggaagaagaagaagagacgATGGCAGATGGTGCCGGGGAGCGGGGGCCGGAGCTCGGAGGGACCCCCCTGCCTTCTTGCCGGCCCCAGCCTGATGGCGAGGCCAGCCGCGCAGAGGAGATGGACGGTGGCTGGGCTCCCCGAAGGGATGGCCCTGCGGCCCCCAGGCTGCTCCCCGGCCCGCCGTCTGAGGACTTCTCCTTCATGGAG GATACAGAAGTTCTAGACAGTGCCATGTACCGGAGCCGTGCCAATCTGGGCCGCAAGCGTGGCCACCGGGCTCCAGCCATCCGGCCTGGGGGCACCCTGGGCCTCTCCGAGGCCGACAGCGACGCCTGGCTCTTCCAGGATTCCACAG AGCCTCGGGCCTCTCGGGTGCCATCTTCGGATGAGGAGGTGGTGGAGGAGCCTCAGAGCCGCCGCACACGCATGTCGCTGGGCACCAAAGGCCTGAAGGTCAACCTGTTCCCCGGCCTGAGCCCCTCCGCTCTCAAG GCGAAGCTGCGTCCCCGAAACCGCTCGGCCGAGGAGGGGGAGCCTGTGGAGAGCAAGTCCGCCCCAAAGGAGTCTGCCGTCCAGCGCTCCAAGTCCTGCAAGGTTCCCGGCCTCGGGAAGCCCCTCGCGTTACCTCCCAAGCCAGAGAAGTCCTCAGG GTCTGAAGGCTCCTCCCCAACCTGGCTGCAAGCATTGAAGCTGAAAAAGAAGAGGGTCTGA